Proteins encoded together in one Campylobacter peloridis LMG 23910 window:
- the dnaE gene encoding DNA polymerase III subunit alpha has protein sequence MSQFTHLHLHTEYSLLDGANKLKELAKTLKTQGATSVAMTDHGNMFGAIDFYKTMRAEGIKPIIGLEAYLHNHDDLSDKSSRQRFHICLFAKNEIGYKNLMYLSSQSYIHGLYYYPRINKKLLEAHSEGLICSSACLQGEVNWHLNTQNEKNIKFGAKGYEGAKEAALWYKKVFGDDFYLEIMRHGIDDQKFIDDSIIKLAKELDIKIIATNDTHYTFKERAAAHEVFMCIAMGVKLDDPGRLRHEVHEFYVKTPEQMNELFADIPEAIENTQELANKCNLELKLGDPTPPNFKFTREYAKKYNLNLVEENKEFSFDNDDIVFEYLCKKGLEERLQFIDESKHQEYKDRLDLEIDIIKNMKFSGYMLIVHDFIAAAKEKDIPVGPGRGSAAGSLVSYCLKITDLDPIPYNLLFERFLNPERVSMPDIDVDFCQDRRGEVIDYVIDKYGAEKVAQVITFGKLLAKGVIRDVARVCDMSIPDADALAKLVPEELKITLEKAYEQEPKIAEFIQHHPKGHQVWEFAKALEGLNRNAGMHAAGVVISNEALWNKAPLFRQSKNDERHLVTQYSKEYLEDVDLIKFDFLGLKTLTVINNAIKLVKKRYNKDIIWEKINVNDPKVYKTIQSGNTLGIFQIESGGMQNLNARLKPERFEDLIAVLALYRPGPLDSGMVDDFIDIKHGRKAATYAFEDLKPILENTYGVIVYQEQVMQIVQKIGGFSLGGADNVRRAMGKKKREILDNLKAEYLEGAKKQGYDEKKADDLFELILKFAEYGFNKSHSAAYALITFQTAYLKTYYPSEFMAALLTSEESNVDKVAKYIEEMKRMNIKLLPPSINKAQREFSATKLEDGSEAIVYGLGAIKSVGIPAIENIMAIRKENGFNDFDDFISSIDPTKINKKTIENLAKSGAFDEFGYTRKCLIENIELISETSRKIAEVKRNASISLFGEEEIAGDIKVKIHDNKIEFDIMEKLGYEKEILGIYVSGHPLDKFSSQMEGIEYFKSMDFDELKGNGEILIIGKIEDFKSMMSKNGKRYAKAVILDLYSSFDIVIFESQVEKVEGLYKEDKDQAFAFMLNYKNNDSDLSFNLNEIYTLDEIKEKEIKAINKKKNFTKKEENNNFTQEPMKFEENIIELDINKLNKDMVYEIYSLANSKHNPKDANNKKLILKVIDMGSCLLYHTGFVISQESFDEISQKCKN, from the coding sequence ATGAGCCAATTTACACATTTACATTTACATACAGAATATTCTTTGCTTGATGGAGCAAATAAACTCAAAGAGCTTGCTAAAACACTAAAAACTCAAGGTGCAACTAGTGTTGCTATGACTGATCATGGAAATATGTTTGGAGCCATTGATTTTTATAAAACGATGAGGGCTGAAGGGATTAAGCCTATTATAGGGCTTGAAGCGTATTTGCATAATCATGATGATTTAAGTGATAAAAGCTCAAGGCAACGCTTTCATATTTGCTTATTTGCCAAAAATGAAATTGGTTATAAAAATTTAATGTATTTGAGCTCACAAAGTTATATACATGGTTTGTATTATTATCCAAGGATTAATAAAAAACTTTTAGAAGCTCATAGCGAAGGACTAATTTGTTCTTCAGCATGTTTACAAGGTGAGGTAAATTGGCACTTAAATACACAAAATGAAAAAAATATTAAATTTGGTGCTAAAGGTTATGAGGGAGCAAAAGAGGCCGCACTTTGGTATAAAAAGGTTTTTGGGGATGATTTTTATCTTGAGATTATGCGTCATGGCATTGATGATCAAAAATTTATTGATGATTCTATCATTAAACTTGCAAAAGAGCTTGATATAAAAATCATTGCAACCAATGATACACACTACACTTTTAAAGAAAGAGCAGCCGCACATGAAGTATTTATGTGTATAGCTATGGGGGTTAAACTTGATGATCCAGGTCGTTTAAGACACGAGGTGCATGAATTTTATGTAAAAACTCCAGAGCAAATGAATGAACTTTTTGCTGATATTCCAGAAGCTATTGAAAATACTCAAGAATTAGCAAATAAATGTAATTTAGAGTTAAAACTAGGCGATCCTACTCCACCTAATTTTAAATTTACTAGAGAATACGCAAAAAAATATAATTTGAATTTAGTAGAAGAAAATAAAGAATTTAGTTTTGATAATGATGATATTGTATTTGAATATCTTTGCAAAAAAGGCTTAGAAGAAAGACTTCAATTTATCGATGAGAGCAAACATCAAGAGTACAAAGATAGGCTTGATTTAGAAATTGACATTATAAAAAATATGAAATTTTCAGGTTATATGCTTATTGTTCATGATTTTATTGCTGCAGCTAAGGAAAAAGATATACCAGTTGGTCCAGGGCGAGGAAGTGCTGCTGGAAGTTTGGTTTCGTATTGTTTGAAGATTACAGATTTAGATCCTATACCTTATAATTTACTTTTTGAGAGATTTTTAAATCCTGAGCGTGTATCAATGCCTGATATTGATGTAGATTTTTGTCAAGATAGAAGAGGAGAAGTAATTGATTATGTAATTGATAAATATGGAGCTGAAAAAGTAGCACAAGTAATTACTTTTGGTAAGCTTTTAGCTAAAGGAGTGATTAGAGATGTAGCTAGGGTTTGTGATATGAGTATACCTGATGCTGATGCATTGGCTAAATTAGTTCCTGAAGAATTAAAAATTACACTAGAAAAAGCTTATGAGCAAGAACCAAAAATAGCTGAGTTTATACAACATCATCCTAAAGGACACCAAGTTTGGGAATTTGCTAAAGCATTAGAAGGGTTAAATAGAAATGCGGGTATGCACGCAGCAGGGGTTGTGATATCAAACGAAGCTTTGTGGAATAAAGCTCCTTTATTTAGACAAAGCAAAAATGATGAACGCCATTTGGTAACGCAGTATTCTAAAGAATATCTTGAAGATGTTGATTTAATTAAATTTGACTTTTTAGGGCTTAAAACATTAACCGTGATTAATAATGCTATTAAGTTGGTTAAAAAAAGATATAACAAAGATATTATATGGGAGAAAATTAATGTAAACGATCCTAAGGTTTATAAAACCATACAAAGTGGTAATACCTTAGGTATTTTTCAAATAGAATCAGGCGGTATGCAAAATTTAAATGCTAGATTAAAACCCGAAAGATTTGAAGATTTAATCGCAGTTTTAGCTTTATATAGACCAGGACCACTTGATAGCGGGATGGTGGATGATTTTATTGATATTAAGCATGGAAGAAAAGCTGCTACATATGCATTTGAAGATTTAAAGCCTATACTTGAAAATACCTATGGGGTTATAGTATATCAAGAACAAGTTATGCAAATAGTGCAAAAAATAGGTGGTTTTTCTTTGGGTGGTGCTGATAATGTGCGTCGTGCTATGGGTAAGAAAAAAAGAGAAATCTTAGATAATCTTAAAGCAGAGTATTTAGAAGGTGCTAAAAAGCAAGGTTATGATGAAAAAAAGGCCGATGATTTGTTTGAACTTATTTTAAAATTTGCTGAGTATGGTTTTAATAAATCTCACTCAGCTGCCTATGCGCTTATAACCTTTCAAACAGCATATTTAAAGACTTATTATCCAAGCGAGTTTATGGCTGCACTTTTAACAAGTGAAGAGAGTAATGTTGATAAGGTTGCAAAATATATAGAAGAAATGAAAAGAATGAATATAAAACTTTTACCGCCAAGTATTAATAAAGCCCAGAGAGAATTTAGCGCAACCAAGCTTGAAGATGGAAGTGAGGCTATAGTTTATGGACTTGGGGCTATTAAAAGTGTAGGAATTCCTGCTATTGAAAATATCATGGCTATACGCAAAGAAAATGGTTTTAATGATTTTGATGATTTTATAAGTTCTATTGATCCTACTAAAATTAATAAAAAAACTATTGAAAATTTGGCAAAATCAGGTGCTTTTGATGAATTTGGTTATACTAGAAAGTGTTTGATAGAAAATATTGAGCTTATTTCAGAAACTAGTAGAAAAATAGCTGAAGTTAAAAGAAATGCAAGCATTTCTCTTTTTGGAGAAGAAGAAATTGCAGGTGATATTAAAGTTAAAATTCATGATAATAAAATTGAATTTGATATTATGGAAAAATTAGGTTATGAAAAAGAAATTTTAGGAATTTATGTTTCAGGACATCCTTTGGATAAATTTTCAAGTCAAATGGAAGGTATAGAATACTTTAAAAGTATGGATTTTGACGAGCTTAAGGGAAATGGTGAAATTTTAATTATAGGTAAAATAGAAGATTTTAAATCCATGATGAGTAAAAATGGAAAAAGATATGCAAAAGCTGTGATTTTAGATTTGTATTCTTCTTTTGATATTGTTATTTTTGAATCTCAAGTTGAAAAGGTTGAAGGATTATACAAAGAAGACAAAGATCAAGCTTTTGCTTTTATGCTAAATTACAAAAATAATGATAGTGATTTAAGTTTTAATCTTAATGAAATTTATACTTTAGATGAAATAAAAGAAAAAGAAATTAAAGCTATTAATAAAAAGAAAAATTTTACAAAAAAAGAAGAAAACAATAACTTCACTCAAGAGCCTATGAAATTTGAAGAAAATATTATAGAGTTAGATATTAATAAGCTTAATAAAGATATGGTTTATGAAATTTATTCTTTAGCAAATTCTAAACATAATCCAAAAGATGCTAATAATAAAAAATTAATTTTAAAAGTTATTGATATGGGAAGTTGCCTACTTTATCATACAGGCTTTGTTATCTCTCAAGAAAGTTTTGATGAGATATCGCAAAAATGTAAAAATTAA
- a CDS encoding SelT/SelW/SelH family (seleno)protein: protein MEVKIYYCNLUNYKPQAARVAEEIQNEFKDAQISTIEKGGGHFIVEVDGKIIYSKKDLFNCEVDRFPHEGEITKLIKQI, encoded by the coding sequence ATGGAAGTGAAGATTTATTATTGTAATCTTTGAAACTACAAACCACAAGCTGCAAGGGTTGCAGAAGAAATACAAAATGAATTCAAAGATGCACAAATTTCTACCATAGAAAAAGGTGGTGGACATTTTATAGTAGAAGTAGATGGTAAAATCATTTATTCTAAAAAAGACTTATTTAACTGCGAAGTAGATAGATTTCCTCATGAGGGTGAAATCACCAAGCTTATAAAACAAATATAA
- a CDS encoding 4-methyl-5(beta-hydroxyethyl)-thiazole monophosphate synthesis protein, whose amino-acid sequence MKKILVPLAKGFEEAEFIGIADVLKRAGEASGNLEVIIASLDDELLVQGANGICIRADMSLASIDQENLDAIALAGGFEGMMNLKNNQAIIKIIQDLHAKKKIVAAICASPMVLAKAGVINGEFSCYPGCEVGIEGVRVNKAVVVNENVITAAGPATAILFGLELAKHLCSEEIYQKLYEGMLVPLTK is encoded by the coding sequence ATGAAAAAAATTTTAGTACCTTTGGCAAAAGGTTTTGAAGAAGCTGAATTTATAGGTATAGCTGATGTTTTAAAAAGAGCAGGGGAGGCTAGTGGAAATTTAGAAGTTATTATTGCTTCACTAGATGATGAGCTTTTGGTGCAAGGTGCTAATGGAATTTGTATAAGGGCTGATATGAGTTTGGCTAGTATTGATCAAGAAAATTTAGATGCAATTGCTCTTGCAGGTGGGTTTGAGGGAATGATGAATTTAAAAAACAATCAAGCTATCATAAAAATCATACAAGATTTACATGCTAAGAAAAAAATCGTAGCGGCTATTTGTGCTTCACCTATGGTATTGGCAAAAGCAGGAGTGATTAATGGAGAGTTTTCTTGCTATCCTGGTTGTGAAGTGGGTATTGAAGGTGTAAGAGTAAATAAAGCAGTTGTGGTAAATGAAAATGTTATTACAGCAGCTGGACCTGCTACGGCTATTTTATTTGGTTTAGAGCTTGCTAAACATTTATGCTCAGAAGAAATTTATCAAAAACTTTATGAAGGTATGCTTGTTCCTTTAACAAAATAA
- a CDS encoding N-carbamoylputrescine amidohydrolase: MKLALIQQEFKQNKEKTIEKTCELIKQAAKENAELVCLQELHQTQYFCQSENTDFFDLANDYEEDVKFWSNVAKENKVVLVTSLFEKRSAGLYHNTSVVFEKDGFIAGKYRKMHIPDDPCFYEKFYFTPGDLGFEPIQTSVGKLGVLICWDQWYPEAARLMALKGAQILIYPTAIGWFDKDEKEEKQRQLEAWIGVQRGHAIANGLPVVAINRVGFEKDESGVEEGIRFWGNSFVFGAQGEELFRADDKQELCKIIEIDMQRCENVRRWWPFLRDRRIEYFHELNKRFID; encoded by the coding sequence ATGAAATTAGCACTCATTCAGCAAGAATTTAAGCAAAATAAAGAAAAAACCATAGAAAAAACATGCGAGCTTATTAAACAAGCAGCAAAAGAAAATGCCGAACTTGTGTGTTTGCAAGAGCTTCATCAAACCCAGTATTTTTGCCAAAGTGAAAATACAGACTTTTTTGATTTGGCTAATGATTATGAAGAGGATGTTAAATTTTGGTCTAATGTAGCTAAAGAAAATAAAGTTGTTTTGGTAACTTCTTTGTTTGAAAAAAGAAGTGCAGGGCTTTATCATAACACTAGCGTGGTATTTGAAAAAGATGGTTTTATAGCAGGAAAATATCGTAAAATGCACATTCCTGATGATCCTTGTTTTTATGAAAAATTTTATTTTACTCCAGGTGATTTGGGTTTTGAACCTATACAAACAAGTGTGGGAAAGCTTGGAGTTTTGATATGTTGGGATCAATGGTATCCTGAAGCTGCTAGGTTAATGGCTTTAAAGGGAGCTCAAATTTTGATTTATCCTACAGCTATTGGTTGGTTTGATAAGGATGAAAAAGAAGAAAAACAAAGACAGCTTGAAGCTTGGATTGGCGTGCAAAGAGGCCATGCCATAGCTAATGGCTTGCCTGTAGTGGCTATTAATAGAGTGGGTTTTGAAAAAGATGAAAGTGGTGTGGAAGAGGGTATAAGATTTTGGGGGAATTCTTTTGTTTTTGGAGCTCAAGGTGAAGAACTTTTTAGAGCTGATGATAAACAAGAATTGTGCAAAATCATTGAGATAGATATGCAAAGATGTGAAAATGTGCGTAGATGGTGGCCGTTTTTACGCGATAGACGCATAGAATATTTTCATGAGTTAAATAAAAGATTTATTGATTAA
- a CDS encoding cation diffusion facilitator family transporter, with product MSLQKSATIIASICAIFLALVKFIVGLSSGSVAVLASAIDSLVDFAVSLLNFFALKKSSQGSSKEYNFGLSKIEALMGLFEGFVISGIGVYIFYESVLKIHNQESVEKLDLGIYVMAFAMIVTLFLVIFLNYVAKKTKNLIIKADSLHYKIDFLTNALTLLALVIIAFTNYHFIDGLFGIAISLYTIFSAFKIIKESSKILLDVAIDKEQVEMIKQIINANEEVKSFHHLKTRKSPDILYVSVHLVFEPTISLLKAHKIGDEIEDSIREYFKDDFWNIHIHLDPYDDSEEERSKNEISTHSARI from the coding sequence ATGAGTTTGCAAAAAAGCGCAACCATTATCGCAAGTATTTGTGCTATTTTTTTAGCTTTAGTTAAATTTATAGTAGGACTTAGTTCAGGCTCTGTTGCAGTGCTTGCTAGTGCGATTGACTCTTTGGTTGATTTTGCTGTGTCTTTGTTAAATTTTTTTGCTTTAAAAAAATCCTCTCAAGGCTCTAGTAAAGAGTATAATTTTGGCCTTAGCAAAATCGAAGCCTTAATGGGGCTTTTTGAAGGTTTTGTTATTAGTGGGATTGGGGTTTATATTTTTTATGAGAGTGTTTTAAAAATTCACAATCAAGAAAGCGTAGAAAAGCTTGATCTTGGAATTTATGTTATGGCTTTTGCCATGATAGTTACTTTATTTTTGGTGATTTTTTTAAATTATGTTGCTAAAAAAACTAAAAATTTGATTATAAAAGCAGATAGTTTGCACTATAAAATAGACTTTTTAACTAATGCATTAACCCTTTTAGCGCTTGTGATTATAGCTTTTACAAATTATCATTTTATCGATGGTTTATTTGGTATAGCTATAAGTTTATATACGATTTTTTCGGCTTTTAAAATCATAAAAGAAAGCTCTAAAATTTTATTAGATGTAGCTATTGATAAAGAACAAGTTGAGATGATTAAGCAAATTATAAATGCAAATGAAGAAGTTAAAAGTTTTCATCATTTAAAAACCAGAAAAAGTCCTGATATACTTTATGTTAGCGTGCATTTGGTTTTTGAGCCTACAATATCACTTTTAAAAGCTCATAAAATCGGCGATGAAATTGAAGATAGCATAAGAGAGTATTTTAAAGATGATTTTTGGAATATCCATATACACTTAGATCCTTATGATGATTCAGAAGAAGAAAGGAGTAAAAATGAAATTAGCACTCATTCAGCAAGAATTTAA
- a CDS encoding agmatine deiminase, whose protein sequence is MRKSIAEWEKQELLLLSLPHKNSDWKPYLEDILQSYEEFIKAVANFQKVLLIAPSEDDFKKFKHIKNVDFFKCDTNDTWIRDFGAIDVRENDKLIGLDFIFNAWGNKFQSTLDNAVNSKLFTQKLYSKLEKIDFILEGGSVDFNGQGVMLTTSACLLNENRNSHLSKEQIEAKLKEIFGLEQIIWLNYGYIKGDDTDHHIDTLARFINEKTIAYCVCKDENDEHYKPLKAMEEELNKTGFELLELPLPAPIYYEGKRLGATYANFVFVNDALIVPTYNDKNDALVLENLQKVCKDRKVVGVDARVFLRQNGSLHCSCQNHYAGLR, encoded by the coding sequence ATGAGAAAAAGCATAGCAGAATGGGAAAAACAAGAATTACTTTTGCTTTCTTTGCCCCATAAAAATAGCGATTGGAAGCCTTATTTAGAAGATATTTTGCAAAGCTATGAAGAATTTATTAAGGCTGTGGCAAATTTTCAAAAAGTTTTGCTTATTGCTCCAAGTGAAGATGATTTTAAAAAATTTAAGCACATAAAAAATGTAGATTTTTTTAAGTGCGATACAAATGATACTTGGATTAGAGATTTTGGTGCTATTGATGTGCGTGAAAATGATAAACTCATAGGGCTTGATTTTATTTTTAATGCGTGGGGAAATAAATTTCAAAGTACCTTAGATAATGCAGTAAATTCAAAGCTTTTTACGCAAAAATTATACTCAAAATTAGAAAAAATTGATTTTATTTTAGAAGGTGGGAGTGTTGATTTTAACGGACAAGGAGTAATGCTTACAACGAGTGCTTGCTTGTTAAATGAAAATAGAAATTCACATTTAAGCAAAGAGCAAATTGAAGCTAAGCTAAAAGAAATTTTTGGCTTAGAGCAAATTATATGGTTAAATTATGGTTATATAAAAGGCGATGATACTGATCATCATATAGACACTCTAGCAAGATTTATCAATGAAAAAACCATTGCTTATTGTGTGTGTAAAGATGAAAATGATGAGCACTATAAGCCTTTAAAAGCTATGGAAGAGGAGCTTAATAAAACAGGTTTTGAGCTTTTAGAGCTTCCTTTACCTGCACCAATTTATTATGAAGGTAAAAGACTTGGCGCAACTTATGCAAATTTTGTTTTTGTTAATGATGCTTTGATAGTGCCAACTTATAATGATAAAAACGATGCTTTAGTTTTAGAAAATTTACAAAAAGTATGCAAAGATAGAAAAGTAGTAGGCGTTGATGCAAGAGTATTTTTAAGACAAAATGGCTCTTTGCATTGTTCTTGTCAAAATCATTATGCGGGCTTAAGATGA